In Acidobacteriota bacterium, a single genomic region encodes these proteins:
- a CDS encoding acyltransferase yields the protein MPRRVVGGLIQAAAPITDPAAPIEEVRQAAIDAHIPLIEEAGRRGVQILGLQEVFNGPYFCPSQDPHWYDIAEPVPGPTTELMAQYAKKYRMAMVVPVYEREQAGVYYNTAAVYDSDGAYLGKYRKNHIPHTSGFWEKYFFKPGNLGYPVFKTRFATIGVYICYDRHFPEGARLLGLNGAEIVFNPSATVAGLSQYLWKLEQPAHAVANGYFMACSNRVGTEAPWNIGRFYGTSYFVDPRGNFLAQGSEDRDELVTAEMDLDMIEDVRRVWQFYRDRRPESYGAMVEPR from the coding sequence ATGCCCAGACGCGTTGTGGGCGGCCTCATCCAGGCCGCCGCCCCCATCACCGACCCGGCGGCGCCCATCGAAGAAGTGCGCCAGGCGGCGATCGATGCGCACATCCCGCTCATCGAAGAGGCCGGCAGGCGAGGCGTGCAGATCCTCGGCCTCCAGGAGGTGTTCAACGGGCCGTATTTCTGCCCGTCGCAGGACCCGCACTGGTACGACATTGCCGAGCCAGTGCCTGGCCCCACCACCGAGCTGATGGCGCAGTACGCGAAGAAGTACCGGATGGCGATGGTCGTCCCCGTGTACGAGCGCGAACAGGCCGGCGTCTACTACAACACCGCCGCCGTGTACGATTCGGACGGGGCATACCTCGGCAAGTACCGCAAGAACCACATCCCCCACACTTCCGGCTTCTGGGAGAAGTACTTTTTCAAACCGGGCAACCTGGGCTACCCCGTGTTCAAGACGCGCTTCGCGACGATTGGCGTGTACATCTGCTACGACCGGCACTTCCCGGAAGGCGCGCGGCTGCTGGGCCTGAACGGCGCCGAAATCGTCTTCAATCCGTCGGCGACCGTCGCCGGCCTCTCGCAGTACCTGTGGAAGCTCGAGCAGCCGGCGCACGCGGTGGCGAACGGCTACTTCATGGCGTGCAGCAACCGCGTGGGCACCGAGGCCCCCTGGAACATCGGCAGGTTCTACGGCACGTCCTACTTCGTCGATCCGCGCGGCAATTTCCTCGCGCAGGGATCGGAGGACAGGGACGAGCTGGTCACCGCCGAGATGGACCTGGACATGATTGAAGACGTGCGCCGCGTCTGGCAGTTCTATCGCGATCGGCGGCCAGAGAGCTACGGCGCGATGGTGGAGCCGCGATGA
- a CDS encoding NAD-dependent dihydropyrimidine dehydrogenase subunit PreA (NADH-dependent; catalyzes the conversion of pyrimidines to 5,6-dihydro compounds in pyrimidine degradation) has protein sequence MSTQRAELAVTFTGLRFENPFLLASAPPTESDTNIMRAFEAGWGGVVTKTIGLHPVVNVDGPKTRFLRATPDSPRLSMQKRPGTALHSSWNWELISDKTIDWWAPRLSRIKAAHPTRVLVASIMAGSGSDQELAHWQTLANICQDEGVDALELNLSCPHMDRKDMGSNIGKDQGLISVVTQVVKEVARVPVWAKLTPSTTDIVEEARAAFLGGADAISSSNTFPSLPLVDPETLEFEVNVDGLVSSGGLGGPAILPLSLAKMSQLVQAFPDRAFSGIGGIGEFAHALNYFLLGCGTVQVCTAAMLDHAVGPNVIKELTSGMRAAMERHGWSSLEDFRGTRRDRVVVHSKIRRPGAKPYHGGYEEGYASAEDVAARVEPQA, from the coding sequence ATGTCTACCCAGCGCGCAGAACTGGCCGTCACGTTCACGGGGCTGCGGTTCGAGAACCCGTTCCTGCTGGCCTCGGCTCCGCCCACCGAATCCGACACGAACATCATGCGCGCGTTCGAAGCCGGGTGGGGTGGCGTCGTCACGAAGACGATCGGGCTGCACCCGGTGGTCAACGTGGACGGACCGAAGACGAGATTCCTGCGCGCCACTCCTGACTCACCTCGCCTCTCCATGCAGAAGCGTCCCGGCACGGCGCTGCACTCGTCGTGGAACTGGGAGCTGATCTCCGACAAGACGATCGACTGGTGGGCGCCGCGCCTGTCGCGGATCAAGGCGGCGCACCCCACGCGCGTGCTCGTCGCGTCGATCATGGCGGGCTCCGGTTCGGATCAGGAGCTGGCGCACTGGCAGACGCTCGCGAACATCTGCCAGGACGAAGGGGTCGATGCCCTCGAGCTGAACCTCTCGTGCCCGCACATGGACCGCAAGGACATGGGCTCGAACATCGGCAAGGACCAGGGCCTGATTTCCGTCGTCACGCAGGTGGTGAAGGAAGTCGCGCGCGTGCCGGTGTGGGCCAAGCTCACCCCCTCGACCACCGACATTGTCGAGGAGGCCCGCGCCGCGTTCCTGGGGGGCGCCGACGCGATCTCGTCGTCGAACACGTTTCCATCGTTGCCGTTGGTGGATCCCGAGACGCTCGAGTTCGAGGTCAACGTGGACGGCCTGGTGTCGAGCGGCGGCCTGGGCGGTCCCGCGATCCTGCCGCTGTCGCTGGCGAAGATGTCGCAGCTCGTGCAGGCATTTCCCGACCGGGCGTTTTCCGGCATCGGCGGGATCGGCGAGTTCGCGCACGCGCTGAACTACTTCCTGCTTGGGTGCGGCACGGTGCAGGTGTGCACGGCGGCGATGCTGGACCATGCGGTGGGGCCCAACGTGATCAAGGAGCTGACCTCCGGCATGCGCGCGGCGATGGAGCGGCACGGCTGGTCGTCGCTGGAGGACTTCCGCGGCACCCGGCGCGACCGCGTCGTCGTTCACTCGAAGATCCGGCGCCCCGGCGCCAAGCCGTACCACGGCGGCTACGAAGAGGGCTATGCGTCGGCGGAGGACGTGGCGGCGCGCGTGGAACCGCAGGCGTGA
- the hydA gene encoding dihydropyrimidinase → MTLLIKNGTIVTATDLYRGDVFIDGETITTIGSSLSMQADRVIDAAGKYVLPGGIDAHTHLDMPFGGTTSADDFESGTIAAAHGGTTTVVDFAIQYHGQTLHHAWEAWMKKAEGRAAIDYGFHMIITELTGQVEQEMDALVRQGVSSFKLFMAYPGVFMLDDASIFRALLRTGRNGGTICMHAENGGVIDVLVKKALAEGKTAPKYHALTRPARAEAEATHRAIALAEIADVPVYIVHLSAAEALEMVTEARDRGLPAFAETCPQYLFLSYDNYEEPGFEGAKYVMSPPLRSKETQERLWRGLAFNDLQAISTDHCPFCMKEQKTLGEGDFSKIPNGAPGIETRMSLVYDGGVRTGRISLNRFVELTSTAPAKIFGLFPRKGTIAPGSDADLVVFDPRKKVRLSVKTLHMKVDYNPYEGREVTGATDTVISRGRVIVDGGKFTGKAGAGAFVKRLSRM, encoded by the coding sequence ATGACCCTCCTGATCAAGAACGGCACGATCGTCACCGCGACCGATCTCTATCGGGGCGACGTCTTCATCGACGGCGAGACGATCACGACGATCGGCTCGTCGCTCTCCATGCAGGCGGACCGCGTCATCGACGCAGCCGGCAAGTACGTGCTCCCCGGCGGCATCGACGCGCACACGCATCTCGACATGCCCTTCGGCGGCACGACGTCGGCCGACGACTTCGAGTCCGGCACGATCGCCGCCGCCCACGGCGGCACGACGACGGTCGTCGACTTCGCCATCCAGTACCACGGCCAGACGCTGCATCACGCGTGGGAGGCGTGGATGAAGAAGGCGGAGGGCAGGGCCGCGATCGACTACGGCTTCCACATGATCATCACCGAGCTGACCGGCCAGGTGGAGCAGGAGATGGACGCGCTCGTGCGGCAGGGGGTCAGCTCGTTCAAGCTGTTCATGGCCTACCCGGGCGTCTTCATGCTGGACGACGCGAGCATCTTCCGGGCGCTGCTGCGGACCGGGCGAAACGGCGGCACGATCTGCATGCACGCCGAGAACGGCGGCGTCATCGACGTCCTGGTCAAGAAGGCGCTCGCCGAAGGGAAGACCGCGCCGAAGTACCACGCCCTCACGCGCCCCGCGCGCGCCGAGGCGGAAGCGACGCACCGCGCGATCGCGCTCGCGGAAATCGCCGACGTGCCGGTCTACATCGTCCATCTGTCGGCGGCCGAGGCGCTCGAGATGGTCACCGAGGCGCGCGACCGCGGCCTGCCGGCATTTGCCGAGACCTGCCCGCAGTACCTGTTCCTGTCGTACGACAACTACGAGGAGCCGGGGTTCGAGGGAGCGAAGTACGTGATGAGCCCGCCCCTGCGATCGAAAGAGACGCAGGAGCGGCTGTGGCGCGGGCTGGCGTTCAACGACCTGCAGGCCATCTCCACCGACCACTGCCCCTTCTGCATGAAGGAGCAGAAGACGCTCGGCGAGGGAGACTTCTCGAAGATCCCGAACGGCGCGCCGGGCATCGAAACGCGCATGAGCCTCGTGTACGACGGCGGCGTGCGCACCGGCCGCATCTCGCTGAACCGCTTCGTGGAGCTGACGTCCACCGCGCCGGCGAAGATCTTCGGCCTGTTCCCGCGCAAGGGCACCATCGCCCCCGGCTCCGACGCGGACCTCGTCGTCTTCGACCCGCGGAAGAAGGTCCGCCTCTCGGTGAAGACGCTGCACATGAAGGTGGACTACAACCCGTACGAAGGACGCGAGGTCACCGGCGCGACCGACACCGTCATCTCG